Proteins from one Sphingopyxis terrae subsp. terrae NBRC 15098 genomic window:
- a CDS encoding DUF2493 domain-containing protein: MHSSFSDQLAGLDLSGFSIGPAPVFTNDFPVHEAVVQTLEAVWSDLFAMVTGTALEADAEDLGWAFVNMFHRSATRKSTAVDRATDEVRALLATADGSEIHTHELETQVERAQCAEGAMIALEEMREVAAALYLNEFGSSWKPVSSSRFNHSAMLTSALVEGREFVRARSEAKRRAAMPEGTPVIFAGGRTRHPNEQDALTFANNVWATLDKVHDRVPDMVLVHGGDTKGVDRLASSWAERRNIPQISFSLDMRLGARAGFKRNERMLSLDPRYVVAFPGNGVLERLVIEAKSRRITVVDRRGPLGTFPKRAAQDAD; the protein is encoded by the coding sequence ATGCACTCATCATTTTCTGACCAACTTGCCGGCCTCGATCTTTCCGGTTTTTCGATTGGTCCTGCCCCTGTTTTCACCAATGACTTTCCGGTCCACGAGGCGGTCGTCCAGACTCTCGAAGCGGTCTGGTCCGATCTCTTTGCAATGGTCACGGGGACTGCGCTGGAGGCCGATGCCGAGGACCTCGGCTGGGCGTTCGTCAACATGTTTCACCGTTCCGCGACCCGCAAATCGACCGCAGTCGACCGCGCAACCGACGAAGTCCGAGCGCTCCTCGCTACTGCCGATGGATCCGAAATTCACACCCATGAACTCGAGACCCAGGTTGAGCGGGCACAGTGTGCCGAAGGGGCCATGATCGCTCTCGAAGAGATGCGTGAAGTGGCCGCTGCCCTCTATCTCAACGAATTCGGCTCCTCGTGGAAGCCCGTGTCGAGTTCGCGCTTCAATCACAGCGCCATGCTAACTTCCGCGCTTGTCGAGGGCCGCGAGTTCGTCCGAGCCCGGTCCGAAGCCAAGCGCCGCGCCGCCATGCCAGAAGGTACGCCGGTGATCTTTGCCGGTGGCCGCACACGCCATCCAAACGAGCAGGATGCGCTCACTTTCGCCAACAACGTCTGGGCTACTCTGGACAAGGTTCACGACCGGGTCCCTGACATGGTTCTTGTCCACGGCGGTGATACCAAGGGCGTTGACCGTCTGGCATCTTCATGGGCGGAACGACGCAACATCCCGCAAATCAGCTTCTCCCTTGACATGCGCCTGGGGGCACGCGCAGGCTTCAAGCGCAACGAGCGCATGCTCTCGCTTGACCCTCGTTATGTCGTCGCCTTTCCCGGAAACGGGGTCCTGGAGCGCCTCGTCATCGAAGCCAAATCCCGTCGGATTACCGTCGTTGATCGCCGCGGTCCGCTTGGAACTTT